The following proteins are encoded in a genomic region of Arachis stenosperma cultivar V10309 chromosome 4, arast.V10309.gnm1.PFL2, whole genome shotgun sequence:
- the LOC130977153 gene encoding probable WRKY transcription factor 35: MCSSSVRAPMENNNNYKHQGDLTDILRGGPYGGAATASDEPPSSYHWQQQLENDTTACYFGDPFSTMRDPFLHQLHIPPTSSSSYFEEPPLPPPPLPPPPPPSLPTPCYNSYGGAHLQHDMRSSSSSSSSSSSSISCNNIFSNMIQISPSTNNTSSSCSSSSSSKLAISSSSSSPPSMLSNVNAMVNATSIPSNKQDCHLLDNASALQISSPRNPALKRRKNQAKKVVCIPAPAAANSRQTGEVVPSDLWAWRKYGQKPIKGSPYPRGYYRCSSSKGCSARKQVERSRTDPNMLVITYTSEHNHPWPTQRNALAGSTRSQPSKNNTNANIASSKNSETSKVSGNNNKPKEENNNQQHEIGNNNSQGGSASVVKEEMDHHHHSNHDLELELDNDEEFSDGLSYKPSMIEEGSNNNNQSSEDFFADLGEIEADPLNLLFSSHQGFNAGGGGGGGDNQRESKALDPFKLFDNWSSGDTNNNNSSFEEPNNKGRL; this comes from the exons ATGTGCAGCAGTAGCGTCAGGGCACCAATggagaataataataattacaagCATCAGGGTGATTTAACCGATATACTCCGTGGAGGACCATACGGCGGTGCTGCCACTGCTTCCGATGAACCGCCCTCGTCATATCACTGGCAACAGCAACTTGAAAACGACACCACCGCCTGCTACTTTGGGGATCCATTCTCAACCATGAGAGATCCTTTCCTTCACCAGCTCCACATCCCTCCTACTTCTTCCTCCTCTTACTTCGAAGAACCACCGCTACCACCGCCACCGCTGCCGCCGCCGCCGCCTCCTAGCTTGCCTACTCCATGTTATAACAGTTATGGTGGTGCACACCTTCAACATGACATGAgatcttcctcctcttcttcttcttcctcttcttcttcaattagCTGCAACAACATATTCTCCAACATGATTCAGATCTCTCCCAGCACTAATaacacttcttcttcttgttcctcTTCGTCTTCTTCAAAATTAgccatctcttcctcttcttcttctcctccttctatGCTCTCAAATGTTAACGCCATGGTCAATGCAACGTCAATCCCCTCCAACAAGCAAGATTGCCATCTTCTCGACAACGCTTCCGCACTTCAGATCTCATCTCCGCGCAATCCCGCTCTTAAGCGCAG GAAGAATCAGGCGAAAAAGGTGGTGTGTATTCCTGCACCAGCAGCTGCAAACAGCAGACAAACTGGAGAGGTTGTTCCTTCAGATTTGTGGGCTTGGAGGAAATACGGTCAGAAACCTATCAAAGGTTCACCTTATCCAAG gggCTATTATAGATGCAGCAGCTCAAAGGGTTGTTCAGCAAGGAAACAAGTAGAGAGGAGCAGAACAGACCCAAACATGCTTGTTATTACTTACACTTCAGAGCACAATCATCCATGGCCTACTCAGAGAAACGCTCTTGCTGGTTCAACAAGGTCTCAGCCATCCAAGAACAACACCAATGCTAATATTGCTTCTTCAAAGAATTCAGAAACCTCAAAGGTTTCTGGTAATAATAACAAGCCAAAGGAGGAGAATAATAATCAGCAGCATGAGATAGGCAACAACAACAGCCAAGGAGGGAGTGCTTCAGTAGTGAAGGAAGAGAtggatcatcatcatcatagcAATCATGATCTTGAGCTTGAGTTGGATAATGATGAAGAATTCAGTGACGGACTTTCATACAAGCCATCAATGATTGAAGAGGGTAGTAATAACAATAACCAATCTTCTGAGGATTTCTTTGCAGATTTGGGGGAAATTGAAGCTGATCCATTGAACCTGTTGTTCAGTAGTCATCAAGGTTTCAATgcaggtggtggtggtggtggtggtgataaTCAAAGGGAATCCAAGGCCTTAGATCCATTCAAGCTCTTTGATAATTGGTCTTCAGGAGACACTAATAACAACAACTCATCATTTGAAGAACCTAATAATAAGGGAAGGTTATAA